The Buteo buteo chromosome 15, bButBut1.hap1.1, whole genome shotgun sequence genome includes the window GTATTCAGTGCGAGGTAGCGTCAGGTCAAACTCCACTCAAGACATTTCAGAAGAGCCTGAGCGTGCCTCCTTAGAGGGAAGGTAACACCTTCTCCCTCCTCACCGGGGAATAAGGAGCCTGGGGGGCTCCTTCACCTCCAGTCTCAGCAGGGCCAGAGGCTGAGTGACTGGTCTCCCGTGGGGGATGATGACTGGAACAAGTGGTTCTCgtctcccctgctccccctttCCACCGCCGGGCCTTCCTCACAGGCAGGCGCACTATGGGCAGGCGCTCTCAGGCGGGGCTGGCTGCGGGCGAGCCGCAGTTGTCCGGGCCCGTGAGGAGCCTCGCTGACGACGTGAGCCCCGGGGGCGGCACGTCGCTACGGCCACCACGGACGCGGGGCCTGCGCGGCAGGCGTGACCAGCCGCCCCGGTGGAAACCACTCGGGAAGGGCGCGTCCCCGCCGGCAGCCGCTGAGGGGAGCCGCGGCCGGGCACCAGCCGCTCCCGCCTCCGCCCAGCTCCGCGGTGCGCAGGCGCGGCCGGCCCGCCGCCGTTCTCGCGACACCTGCCCGCGCCCGAGGAGCGCGATCGTCTCGCCCCGCCCCGCGTTGCCAAGCGACCGGAGCCCCgcccagcccccccctcccccggtgCGGCCGTCGGGGCGCGGCGCGCAGTCGCAGCGGCGGCTCCCTCTGTGGAAGGGTCGCGCGCGGGGCTCGGCCTGCAACCGGGAAGATGTCGCGCTACGGGCGTTACGGTAagggggagcgggagagggggGCGGTGCGGAGCGGGTAGGGGGCTGCCGTGGCGGGGCGGCGCGGTTCGCGGCGCGCCGAGGGTGGGAGAAGGCGGCGGTTGCTTCGGGCGGGCGGGCGTGAGAGAAGATGGCGCCGAGGGGCTGCGGAGGGCGGCGCTGGGAGTAGGCCGCCGCGGcgaggctgctggggccgcgGGGCTAACGAAGAGTGGGCCCTGGtgcgggtggggggggagggaaggcgCGGCGCCGGCGGGAGCGCACCAAAATGGAGGCGGTCTCAAAGATGGCGGCGCctgcgggcggcggggggaggggcggcggcggcggccgcgcgcGCGGCCTCGTGTCCAGCGCCACGCGTGCGCGCTGCGGCCGCTGACACGGCGTCCGTCCCGGCAGAGACCAAGGTGTACGTGGGGAACCTGGGCACGGGCGCGGGCAAAGGCGAGCTGGAGAGAGCCTTCAGCTACTACGGGCCCCTGAGAACCGTGTGGATCGCCAGGAACCCGCCGGGGTTTGCCTTCGTGGAGTTCGAAGACCCGAGGGATGCTGAAGACGCTGTGCTCGGCCTCGATGGGAAGTATGTGCACGCCTAAAATCTCCTTGACTGCTCGGGCTGCAGTTTCTGACTTCTGCGGCCCGCACCGATCATTGATACCCATTCTGTGTGTAACGAGCATAGGGGAGAAAAGAATTCCTGTGATTAATACATACAATATGTTGCAGGATAATATGTGGCTCCAGGGTTAGAGTGGAAGTGTCAACGGGGATGCCTCGTCGCTCCCGTTACGACAGGCCTCCTGCGCGGCGCCCCTTTGACCCTAATGACAGATGCTACGAGTGTGGTGAGAAAGGCCACTATGCTTATGATTGTCACCGCTATAGTCGCCGAAGGAGGAGCAGGTACGTGTGGGGCCAGGGTGGCTGGGTTGCTTCGCCAGTTCACTTTTGTGTAGCTCTTGTTAGCAAAGAACAGAATGTTACGCCAATTTTAACTCTTAATGTTGTAAGTCAACAGGTTTatatcacaatttttttttgctaatacaTATAAAATGTTAATATCTTAATAATCAACCTGGTCAAAACCTTTCAGGTTTCTTCGTTTGAGTCAGTCGCCTTGATTCAGAATGTCACGAGCCTTAAGATTTCATGCTGAGGCGCCTTGCAAATCCGACACTTAAGATCCTCCTAGACCTTGAGGTGATCAGCATAAGAGGCCAGATCCCCTCGAGCCATCTACACGTAGCTTCACCTTATTCTTTAAGGGCAGAAAATTTGAGACGGTGATCGCCGTAACAGTAAATTTGGCTTTCAATTGGGGCCCCCCTCCGGTTTAGAAAGAGGAACACCAGATTGACCACATTCCCACCTAGAAAAATCTTCTTGCGTCAATCAAGCCTCACCCTGGCTCATTGGGCTGTCAGTTTGATCGTCGTTAGATTGAAGAGAACACCTAGATGCAGCGATCGGCTATAGATACTTCTAGATCGTCTAGATCTGCTAGACCTTGGGCCAAAGAGGGTCGACCTGCAAACTTgcaaggtttattttaaatacacattacAGTGTTTTCTATTCTAATGTAATTCTGCAATGTAATTcagcttttaacatttttctaggTAGTAAAATGCTCAAGACAAGTAGGCCCAGAGATTTTTCCAACTGACAGATGCTAGTGGtgtgtttttgttggtttggtttggtttggctttttttttttttctttttagttttctgaaatcagttttGACTTCAGCAGGGCCTCACATGCACTGATTGCTGCAGCTGTTTCCTGATACCTGTTTTCTCTAACCTAAAACCAGGTCCCGGTCTAGATCCCGTTCAAGGTCCCGAGGAAGAAGGTATTCTCGGTCACGCAGTCGGAGTCGTGGTAGGAGGTAGGTTTCTGGCTGttgtgttttcattctttttctttctcctccctctgctccagcccttTCTGTAGTCCTAGTGATAAGTACCATGCAGtaattttggttgttttttccctttgttttgtaGATCAAGGTCAGCTTCCTACCGCAGGTCCAGATCAATCTCTCCTCGTAGGTATAGATCATTTTCACCCCGCAGATCTCGGTCTGGTTCTTTAAGGAGATCAAGGTATGTATTTTCTCTTAAGCCTACAACATTGTTGAAGGGAATGTAACTGTTGGAGTTAACATTTAAGTTTGTATTTAGCAGTCCGTGTGTTTTCAGGAACCTTCATAGTGTACATCCCCGAGAGCGAATCTGAACAGTTTCTTTGAAGTTAAAAATTTAAGCATATAATTTTGGaactgctgcttctgagcttttttttatactgttgtGAAGTTACAGCCTTGATCTATGGTTAAGGTTTCCTACTTCAGCCTCAAGGATACAGGGAGTAATTACGCTTAGTTGACGAGTGTGGTGGGATTTATTGTGGGGATGGTAGTACTGGCCAAAAGTACTACAGCTTTCTGAtaataaaagttatttctgcAAAACCTATAGTTCCAACAAAATTCTCTGAGGTCAGTATCATAAAAGTCAAAGAATATTATCTCAGCTGAGTGAACCATGTAGTAGTAGTTGAGCTCtcactgcttttttattttttctagatCTAGGTCCAGATCACGCTCAAGGTCCCGATCTGTTGTATGGCCTCGAAGCAGGTAAGATACTTGTTTAAATTCAAACCAGTaatggttttggggtggttttggtttgttttttgcttCCCCAGGGGAGTTTGGCTGGAAGGGGTTAGAAGGTTGTGCAGCATAGCAGTATTCACACTTAAGGTTAATAATTTATGGCTTTTCAGACTAAAGTAGTGGTTGATTTCTTGTGATAAACATGAGTGTGTTTTGGTGGGTGGCTGCTATATATAGTCTATGTATATGTAGCCATAAATAAAGCATATATATGATTTAAGGTCTGTGGAGAGAAGTTCTGAAAACTAGTTAATGCGTATGCATGTAGAGAATGTTTGACCTTGTGTCCTGCAGGAAATGCTGCTTAGGTTTTTCTTggcctgtttttttctaaatcccaaatgctgggggtggggaagcGATGAGAAGGTTGCTGCTATTGACTGAACTCTTGCTTATGGCTTTTCAGCTTTGTCAGTTCCAGTTCTGAGAGTTAGATCAAATTAAATTGCTGTAGTGCTAAGCACTACCTTATATGGGGTAGGACGCTTGAGTCCAGAGTTTTGGAGGGCTGAATGAACAGGACCATGAGTCCTAATGCCACAGGGGATTTTGAAGGACTGCTCTGACATGTAGCCCTGGTTTTGTGGATCTGGATGTTTTCCATGCTGAAATGGAAGTTGAGGAAAATGGGTATAGAATACACATTCTtgcattattttcctctgtcctttgTGATACATCTTAGTTGGATGCAGGATGAAAGAGTAGGATAAAAATGGGATGGACATGAGAGCTGATAAGTTGGAAGAAGCtgtcttttgttttgcattagAACGggggaagagaaatgttttttagGGGTCTGCCTGCTACTTCAGGACTTGCACATTGAGCCTTCAAGGCGGTGAtgattgttattattactaGACCTGTCCTGATTTACCACTTGTACAAGTCTGTAATGCAGGAGATGACTAGCCAGGCTCAAATTGCATGCTGCTACTGTGCAAGAGTCTGGATATTGATGATGTTGCTTGGTGACTTCTAGTTCTGAGATAGTCGTGTTCCTGTATGAAAGACTCGATACTTGCACTGAAATTTCTGAGGAATGCTGGCTTTGCATAGGTCTGCAATTGCAGTGGTGAGAAGTGGTAGTTCAGGACTGGAGTTATGGAAGCACGGTGAAAACTCCAGCCTCTGCTAATACAGCAAAACAGTAGTACGTAACCGGTGCTGCTTCTAGAGCTTTTGATTTGCAGTCCTGCTTTGTTGCTGTGCCTCTCGGAAGGAGGATTTGCCAGCAGTTCTTGTAGTAAGATGATGCTCTTGCGTGCTGCCTTACTCTATTTCTTACTAAAGGAAAAAGTCATGCTTATGCTACGAAAAACAAGTTTGGGGTACAGAGCAACTCCATTCTGTGTAACACTCCATTCTGTGTAACTGTGATGATGCAGTAACAAAATTACTGGTTATAGTGTTAGGAACTGTGACAGAGGATGGCTCAGCATAGTGACCAGGCAGGTTTTAAAGCAGTGGCACCGAACTCT containing:
- the LOC142039885 gene encoding serine/arginine-rich splicing factor 7-like isoform X1 codes for the protein MSRYGRYETKVYVGNLGTGAGKGELERAFSYYGPLRTVWIARNPPGFAFVEFEDPRDAEDAVLGLDGKIICGSRVRVEVSTGMPRRSRYDRPPARRPFDPNDRCYECGEKGHYAYDCHRYSRRRRSRSRSRSRSRSRGRRYSRSRSRSRGRRSRSASYRRSRSISPRRYRSFSPRRSRSGSLRRSRSRSRSRSRSRSVVWPRSRSGSHGRSKSGLPAKSRSKSRSPSPKRSHSPSGSP
- the LOC142039885 gene encoding serine/arginine-rich splicing factor 7-like isoform X2; the protein is MSRYGRYETKVYVGNLGTGAGKGELERAFSYYGPLRTVWIARNPPGFAFVEFEDPRDAEDAVLGLDGKIICGSRVRVEVSTGMPRRSRYDRPPARRPFDPNDRCYECGEKGHYAYDCHRYSRRRRSRSRSRSRSRSRGRRYSRSRSRSRGRRSRSASYRRSRSISPRRYRSFSPRRSRSGSLRRSRSRSRSRSRSRSVVWPRSSRSKSRSPSPKRSHSPSGSP